A stretch of Oncorhynchus mykiss isolate Arlee chromosome 12, USDA_OmykA_1.1, whole genome shotgun sequence DNA encodes these proteins:
- the LOC110537598 gene encoding frizzled-9-like, translating into MYIFHLRIAILLWCQLVIAASSLDIGAYDIERGRPAKCEPITIPMCQGIGYNMTRMPNFMKYESQAEASIKLNEFAPLVEYGCDVHLRFFLCSLYVPMCTDKVSTTIPACRPMCEQARQKCSPIMEKFSFGWPDSLDCSKLPTKNNPNSLCMEAPENDTKQETKKGEGMLPVPPRPRQPGPGTSGRSGNSLGSCENPEKFQYVEKSQSCAPRCSSVVDVFWSRQDKDFAFIWMAVWSTLCFISTAFTVLTFLLDPQRFQYPERPIIFLSMCYNVYSVAFVIRSVAGAENIACDRENGELYIIQEGLESTGCTIVFLILYYFGMASSIWWVILTLTWFLAAGKKWGHEAIEAHSSYFHMAAWGIPAMKTIVILTMRKVAGDELTGLCYVGSMDVNALTGFVLIPLSCYLVIGTSFILTGFVALFHIRKIMKTGGTNTEKLEKLMVKIGVFSILYTVPATCVIICYFYERLNMGYWKFQALENKCVSFPGRRHEDCSLEESVPTVAVFMLKIFMSLVVGITSGVWVWSSKTLQTWQGLCNRKLSVRTSRKPCSSVNCSTSHCHYKSPAVVLHMAKTDSYLESPTHV; encoded by the coding sequence ATGTATATTTTTCATTTGAGGATTGCCATTTTACTCTGGTGCCAACTTGTTATTGCTGCATCCAGTTTGGATATCGGAGCATATGATATAGAGAGGGGCAGACCTGCAAAATGTGAACCCATCACCATTCCCATGTGCCAGGGCATTGGCTACAATATGACAAGAATGCCCAACTTCATGAAATACGAAAGCCAAGCAGAGGCCAGCATCAAACTGAATGAGTTTGCCCCTCTAGTGGAATATGGCTGTGACGTGCACCTGCGCTTTTTCCTCTGCTCCCTCTACGTCCCCATGTGCACTGACAAAGTGTCCACCACCATCCCTGCCTGCCGACCAATGTGTGAGCAGGCCAGGCAGAAGTGCTCTCCCATCATGGAGAAATTCAGCTTCGGCTGGCCTGACTCACTGGACTGCTCCAAGCTGCCCACTAAAAACAACCCCAACTCGCTGTGCATGGAGGCGCCTGAAAATGACACCAAGCAGGAGACCAAGAAGGGGGAGGGCATGCTACCGGTGCCCCCCAGACCCAGGCAGCCCGGCCCGGGTACCAGCGGGCGCTCAGGCAACAGCCTGGGCTCCTGCGAGAACCCAGAGAAGTTCCAGTATGTGGAGAAGAGCCAGTCGTGTGCCCCGCGCTGCTCCTCGGTGGTGGACGTGTTCTGGTCGCGGCAGGACAAGGACTTTGCCTTCATCTGGATGGCAGTGTGGTCCACACTCTGCTTCATCTCCACCGCCTTCACTGTCCTCACCTTCCTGCTGGACCCGCAGCGCTTTCAGTACCCGGAGCGGCCCATCATCTTTCTCTCCATGTGTTACAACGTCTACTCGGTGGCCTTTGTCATCCGCTCGGTGGCCGGGGCCGAGAACATAGCCTGCGACCGGGAGAATGGCGAGCTCTACATCATCCAGGAGGGGCTGGAGTCTACGGGCTGCACCATCGTCTTCCTCATCCTCTACTACTTTGGTATGGCTTCATCTATCTGGTGGGTCATCCTCACACTCACCTGGTTCCTGGCCGCTGGCAAGAAGTGGGGCCACGAGGCCATCGAGGCCCACAGCAGCTATTTCCACATGGCCGCCTGGGGCATCCCAGCCATGAAGACCATCGTCATCCTAACTATGAGGAAGGTGGCAGGGGACGAGCTGACGGGGCTGTGTTATGTGGGCAGCATGGACGTTAATGCACTGACCGGCTTCGTGCTCATCCCTCTGTCCTGCTACCTGGTCATTGGTACCTCTTTCATCCTCACGGGCTTCGTGGCGCTCTTCCACATCCGGAAGATAATGAAGACGGGCGGCACCAACACAGAGAAGCTGGAGAAACTAATGGTGAAGATCGGTGTGTTCTCCATCCTGTACACGGTGCCCGCCACCTGCGTCATCATCTGCTACTTCTACGAGAGGCTCAACATGGGGTACTGGAAGTTCCAGGCGCTGGAGAACAAGTGTGTGTCGTTCCCCGGGCGCCGGCATGAGGACTGCTCCCTGGAGGAGTCGGTGCCCACCGTGGCAGTGTTCATGCTGAAGATCTTCATGTCTCTGGTGGTGGGCATCACCAGCGGTGTGTGGGTTTGGAGTTCCAAGACCTTGCAGACCTGGCAGGGCCTGTGCAACAGGAAGCTGTCGGTGCGGACTAGCAGGAAGCCTTGTAGCAGCGTCAACTGCAGCACCTCCCATTGTCACTACAAATCCCCAGCCGTGGTGCTCCACATGGCCAAAACAGACTCTTACCTAGAGAGCCCCACACACGTCTAA